The Euwallacea similis isolate ESF13 chromosome 7, ESF131.1, whole genome shotgun sequence genome has a window encoding:
- the LOC136409771 gene encoding E3 ubiquitin-protein ligase TRIM37 isoform X1: protein MKHTLITGVPGIGKTTLIKKLIQRLTDSNTIFDGFITEELRNDRFQRIGFVIRLIKSSTSSVLADKTSHPPSPDLRHLGQYTVYVKNFENFTLNTITSFDMGLLVVDEIGKMELSSKKFEDAISAAFSKERVRILATVPIKGPPFVEQLKNNSSCQLITTLAEVFRCFICMEKLRDAHLCPHCSKLCCYVCIRRWLTEQRSQCPHCRASLHLHELVNCRWVEEVTQQLDTLQAVSLNSNRGDENERDKCATHLEKLSVYCWTCRCCICHQCALWGGTHSGHTFKPLDEVYEQHVTQIKDEVAQLRRRLMELICIVQEVERNVESVRSAKDERVREIRNAVELMIARLDSQLKTKLLTLMGQKDTLTQETEQLEHLLHEIEHQLHTCTRSDLISKSSELSRMIHNVRKKPMTSFVTAPVPADFHSEIVPAYSSSTFVMHGFTQLQRKADPVYSTPLHCNGLCWRLKVYPDGNGVVRGNYLSVFLELSAGYPEPSKYEYRVEMIHQACRDSDKNIVREFASDFEVGECWGYNRFFRLDLLASEGYLNVALDTLVLRFQVRAPTFYQRCRDQQWYINQLQTVQNQYISQINESKERLAAEISRNAVAATLGASSQGDIPSVALVKSMYTLQTLSPSVGNEVAVDIRSAPSTSQNNVAEKSYSANFTILARNVNAAVAGCSTSSVQTKNSPAENNCPCNNNNTMSSSNSTSASSIQTQVQSKKSNELELTPDSPHQLLGGLGVSLSSPNLLNSTVSLMLSSSSSESDLSEPEPLMEEFEPREVNLITTGDNSNDENDVDIETMSGENDVEYAEFSMAQGLMLRDHLSSAASSVAGATAMSPTDLGNNLEAKFKLMTLFDGSGGRHTLNNVKGTIPASSSALLDMTASNLDITLLGSLGRKPQDQQRPSTDRKRLKHRFRPISDASPVSDASSDTWTETVPISTKESVMGPLESFLRSINCYPDQDQGRRKDQKDRRKYHAKVNHPTPVLQAVLPSAPAMGDGLEACLSPSNTEFSWTPSLLNQRRPPKPQRNINNEDHSVPEKDERKNRKSDHDSHSL from the exons atgaaacacaCCCTGATTACAGGTGTGCCAG GAATTGGGAAAACAACGCTGATTAAAAAGCTAATCCAACGTTTAACCGATTCAAATACAATTTTCGACGGGTTTATTACGGAAGAGTTGCGAAATGATAGATTTCAAAGAATAGGGTTCGTCATTCGCCTAATAAAGTCAAGCACCTCTTCTGTCCTAGCAGATAAAAC GAGCCATCCTCCTTCTCCGGATCTAAGACACCTGGGACAGTATACAGTCTACGTGaagaactttgaaaattttacactaAATACGATTACATCCTTT GACATGGGTCTACTGGTTGTCGATGAAATAGGGAAAATGGAACTCTCcagcaaaaaatttgaagacgCAATATCTGCAGCATTTAGCAAGGAGCGCGTTAGAATTTTAGCcactgttcctatcaaaggACCTCCATTTGTTGagcaattgaaaaataattcttcatGTCAACTTATCACT ACTCTTGCTGAGGTATTCCGTTGCTTTATATGCATGGAAAAATTACGGGATGCTCATCTATGCCCTCACTGCTCCAAACTGTGCTGCTACGTGTGCATTAGGAGGTGGCTTACTGAGCAAAGGTCACAATGTCCCCATTGTCGAGCTTCTTTGCATCTCCATGAATTAGTGAATTGCCGATGGGTTGAGGAGGTCACCCAACAACTTGATACCTTACAAGCTGTTAGTTTAAATAGCAACCGGGGTGATGAAAATGAAAGGGATAA ATGCGCGactcatttagaaaaattgtcaGTTTATTGTTGGACATGCCGTTGTTGTATCTGTCATCAGTGTGCTTTATGGGGTGGCACTCATTCAGGCCATACATTTAAACCACTAGATGAAGTGTATGAGCAACATGTTACACAGATAAAAGATGAGGTGGCCCAGCTGAGAAGAAGGTTAATGGAGCTCATTTGCATTGTCCAGGAAGTA gaaaGAAATGTGGAGTCTGTCAGATCTGCCAAAGACGAAAGAGTACGGGAAATCCGAAATGCTGTCGAACTTATGATAGCGAGGCTGGATTCGCAACTAAAAACTAAACTTCTCACGTTAATGGGTCAGAAAGACACCCTTACCCAg gaaACTGAGCAACTGGAGCATCTCCTTCATGAAATTGAACATCAGTTGCACACCTGCACTCGATCggatttgatttcaaaaagttcAGAACTCTCGCGGATGATTCACAATGTTAGGAAGAAACCTATGACTAGCTTTGTCACTGCGCCAGTGCCCGCCGATTTCCATAG TGAAATCGTGCCGGCCTACAGTAGTAGTACTTTCGTAATGCATGGTTTTACCCAACTGCAACGCAAAGCCGACCCTGTATATTCCACCCCTTTGCATTGTAACGGTCTCTGCTGGAGACTGAAAGTATACCCTGATGGGAACGGGGTGGTTCGAGGGAATTATTTGTCCGTTTTTCTGGAGCTCAGCGCTGGATATCCAGAGCCCTCAAA atATGAGTATCGTGTTGAGATGATCCATCAAGCCTGCAGGGATTCGGACAAGAACATCGTCAGGGAGTTTGCTTCTGATTTTGAAGTGGGTGAATGTTGGGGATATAACAGATTCTTTCGGTTGGATTTATTGGCCAGTGAGGGGTACCTAAATGTCGCTTTGGATACTCTTGTGCTCAG atttcaagTTCGTGCTCCGACTTTCTATCAACGATGTCGGGATCAACAATGGTACATTAATCAACTTCAGACAGTGCAGAATCAGTATATTTCGCAAATAAATGAATCAAAAGAG CGTTTGGCCGCAGAAATATCGAGGAACGCCGTTGCCGCCACCTTAGGAGCTAGTTCTCAAGGCGACATCCCTAGTGTGGCTCTAGTTAAGAGCATGTACACGCTTCAAACTTTATCTCCCTCCGTAGGAAATGAAGTGGCCGTCGATATTCGATCGGCTCCTTCCACTTCTCAAAACAACGTAGCAGAGAAATCGTACTCGGCAAATTTCACAATCTTGGCAAGGAATGTGAATGCAGCGGTAGCTGGTTGTAGTACCAG TTCGGTTCAAACAAAGAATTCCCCCGCTGAGAATAATTGTCCATGCAATAACAATAATACTATGAGCAGCAGTAATTCTACTTCGGCATCCTCTATTCAAACCCAAGTTCAAAGCAAGAAATCAAACGAATTGGAGTTGACCCCGGATTCGCCGCATCAGCTATTGGGGGGGTTGGGGGTCTCTTTGAGTTCTCCGAATTTGCTGAATTCAACGGTTTCTTTGATGCTCAGCAGTAGTAGCAGTGAGAGC GACCTGAGTGAACCTGAACCTTTAATGGAGGAATTTGAGCCTCGAGAAGTGAATCTAATTACTACTGGTGATAACTCAAACGATGAGAACGACGTTGATATTGAAACGATGTCGG GTGAGAACGACGTGGAATACGCTGAGTTTTCAATGGCACAAGGGCTGATGCTGCGCGATCATTTGAGTTCAGCGGCAAGCAGCGTAGCTGGGGCTACCGCCATGTCTCCCACAGACTTGGGCAACAACTTAGAAGCCAAATTTAAGCTTATGACATTATTCGATGGATCTGGTGGCAGACACACACTTAATAATGTTAAAG gtACAATACCCGCAAGTTCTTCTGCTCTCCTAGACATGACTGCCTCTAACCTCGATATCACATTATTAGGCTCGTTGGGACGAAAGCCTCAAg ATCAACAGAGACCAAGTACTGATAGAAAAAGGCTGAAGCATAGATTTCGCCCTATTTCAGACGCATCGCCAGTAAGCGATGCATCCAGTGATACTTGGACTGAAACAGTGCCAATTAGTACCAAA GAATCAGTCATGGGTCCCCTAGAATCGTTCCTTAGGTCTATAAACTGTTACCCGGACCAAGATCAGGGTCGGAGGAAAGATCAAAAGGACAGGCGGAAGTACCATGCTAAAGTCAATCACCCGACACCGGTGCTGCAGGCAGTTTTGCCATCCGCTCCTGCAATGGGCGATGGTCTGGAGGCGTGTCTCTCACCATCAAATACAG AATTTAGCTGGACTCCGTCGCTTTTAAATCAAAGACGGCCGCCTAAACCTCAACGAAACATTAACAATGAGGATCATTCGGTGCCGGAAAAAGATgagagaaaaaatagaaa atcAGACCACGATTCCCACTCATTATAA
- the LOC136409771 gene encoding E3 ubiquitin-protein ligase TRIM37 isoform X2, which translates to MATRSKPGNKQDDHSVETLAEVFRCFICMEKLRDAHLCPHCSKLCCYVCIRRWLTEQRSQCPHCRASLHLHELVNCRWVEEVTQQLDTLQAVSLNSNRGDENERDKCATHLEKLSVYCWTCRCCICHQCALWGGTHSGHTFKPLDEVYEQHVTQIKDEVAQLRRRLMELICIVQEVERNVESVRSAKDERVREIRNAVELMIARLDSQLKTKLLTLMGQKDTLTQETEQLEHLLHEIEHQLHTCTRSDLISKSSELSRMIHNVRKKPMTSFVTAPVPADFHSEIVPAYSSSTFVMHGFTQLQRKADPVYSTPLHCNGLCWRLKVYPDGNGVVRGNYLSVFLELSAGYPEPSKYEYRVEMIHQACRDSDKNIVREFASDFEVGECWGYNRFFRLDLLASEGYLNVALDTLVLRFQVRAPTFYQRCRDQQWYINQLQTVQNQYISQINESKERLAAEISRNAVAATLGASSQGDIPSVALVKSMYTLQTLSPSVGNEVAVDIRSAPSTSQNNVAEKSYSANFTILARNVNAAVAGCSTSSVQTKNSPAENNCPCNNNNTMSSSNSTSASSIQTQVQSKKSNELELTPDSPHQLLGGLGVSLSSPNLLNSTVSLMLSSSSSESDLSEPEPLMEEFEPREVNLITTGDNSNDENDVDIETMSGENDVEYAEFSMAQGLMLRDHLSSAASSVAGATAMSPTDLGNNLEAKFKLMTLFDGSGGRHTLNNVKGTIPASSSALLDMTASNLDITLLGSLGRKPQDQQRPSTDRKRLKHRFRPISDASPVSDASSDTWTETVPISTKESVMGPLESFLRSINCYPDQDQGRRKDQKDRRKYHAKVNHPTPVLQAVLPSAPAMGDGLEACLSPSNTEFSWTPSLLNQRRPPKPQRNINNEDHSVPEKDERKNRKSDHDSHSL; encoded by the exons ATGGCAACGAGAAGCAAACCAGGAAATAAACAAGATGATCACAGCGTTGAG ACTCTTGCTGAGGTATTCCGTTGCTTTATATGCATGGAAAAATTACGGGATGCTCATCTATGCCCTCACTGCTCCAAACTGTGCTGCTACGTGTGCATTAGGAGGTGGCTTACTGAGCAAAGGTCACAATGTCCCCATTGTCGAGCTTCTTTGCATCTCCATGAATTAGTGAATTGCCGATGGGTTGAGGAGGTCACCCAACAACTTGATACCTTACAAGCTGTTAGTTTAAATAGCAACCGGGGTGATGAAAATGAAAGGGATAA ATGCGCGactcatttagaaaaattgtcaGTTTATTGTTGGACATGCCGTTGTTGTATCTGTCATCAGTGTGCTTTATGGGGTGGCACTCATTCAGGCCATACATTTAAACCACTAGATGAAGTGTATGAGCAACATGTTACACAGATAAAAGATGAGGTGGCCCAGCTGAGAAGAAGGTTAATGGAGCTCATTTGCATTGTCCAGGAAGTA gaaaGAAATGTGGAGTCTGTCAGATCTGCCAAAGACGAAAGAGTACGGGAAATCCGAAATGCTGTCGAACTTATGATAGCGAGGCTGGATTCGCAACTAAAAACTAAACTTCTCACGTTAATGGGTCAGAAAGACACCCTTACCCAg gaaACTGAGCAACTGGAGCATCTCCTTCATGAAATTGAACATCAGTTGCACACCTGCACTCGATCggatttgatttcaaaaagttcAGAACTCTCGCGGATGATTCACAATGTTAGGAAGAAACCTATGACTAGCTTTGTCACTGCGCCAGTGCCCGCCGATTTCCATAG TGAAATCGTGCCGGCCTACAGTAGTAGTACTTTCGTAATGCATGGTTTTACCCAACTGCAACGCAAAGCCGACCCTGTATATTCCACCCCTTTGCATTGTAACGGTCTCTGCTGGAGACTGAAAGTATACCCTGATGGGAACGGGGTGGTTCGAGGGAATTATTTGTCCGTTTTTCTGGAGCTCAGCGCTGGATATCCAGAGCCCTCAAA atATGAGTATCGTGTTGAGATGATCCATCAAGCCTGCAGGGATTCGGACAAGAACATCGTCAGGGAGTTTGCTTCTGATTTTGAAGTGGGTGAATGTTGGGGATATAACAGATTCTTTCGGTTGGATTTATTGGCCAGTGAGGGGTACCTAAATGTCGCTTTGGATACTCTTGTGCTCAG atttcaagTTCGTGCTCCGACTTTCTATCAACGATGTCGGGATCAACAATGGTACATTAATCAACTTCAGACAGTGCAGAATCAGTATATTTCGCAAATAAATGAATCAAAAGAG CGTTTGGCCGCAGAAATATCGAGGAACGCCGTTGCCGCCACCTTAGGAGCTAGTTCTCAAGGCGACATCCCTAGTGTGGCTCTAGTTAAGAGCATGTACACGCTTCAAACTTTATCTCCCTCCGTAGGAAATGAAGTGGCCGTCGATATTCGATCGGCTCCTTCCACTTCTCAAAACAACGTAGCAGAGAAATCGTACTCGGCAAATTTCACAATCTTGGCAAGGAATGTGAATGCAGCGGTAGCTGGTTGTAGTACCAG TTCGGTTCAAACAAAGAATTCCCCCGCTGAGAATAATTGTCCATGCAATAACAATAATACTATGAGCAGCAGTAATTCTACTTCGGCATCCTCTATTCAAACCCAAGTTCAAAGCAAGAAATCAAACGAATTGGAGTTGACCCCGGATTCGCCGCATCAGCTATTGGGGGGGTTGGGGGTCTCTTTGAGTTCTCCGAATTTGCTGAATTCAACGGTTTCTTTGATGCTCAGCAGTAGTAGCAGTGAGAGC GACCTGAGTGAACCTGAACCTTTAATGGAGGAATTTGAGCCTCGAGAAGTGAATCTAATTACTACTGGTGATAACTCAAACGATGAGAACGACGTTGATATTGAAACGATGTCGG GTGAGAACGACGTGGAATACGCTGAGTTTTCAATGGCACAAGGGCTGATGCTGCGCGATCATTTGAGTTCAGCGGCAAGCAGCGTAGCTGGGGCTACCGCCATGTCTCCCACAGACTTGGGCAACAACTTAGAAGCCAAATTTAAGCTTATGACATTATTCGATGGATCTGGTGGCAGACACACACTTAATAATGTTAAAG gtACAATACCCGCAAGTTCTTCTGCTCTCCTAGACATGACTGCCTCTAACCTCGATATCACATTATTAGGCTCGTTGGGACGAAAGCCTCAAg ATCAACAGAGACCAAGTACTGATAGAAAAAGGCTGAAGCATAGATTTCGCCCTATTTCAGACGCATCGCCAGTAAGCGATGCATCCAGTGATACTTGGACTGAAACAGTGCCAATTAGTACCAAA GAATCAGTCATGGGTCCCCTAGAATCGTTCCTTAGGTCTATAAACTGTTACCCGGACCAAGATCAGGGTCGGAGGAAAGATCAAAAGGACAGGCGGAAGTACCATGCTAAAGTCAATCACCCGACACCGGTGCTGCAGGCAGTTTTGCCATCCGCTCCTGCAATGGGCGATGGTCTGGAGGCGTGTCTCTCACCATCAAATACAG AATTTAGCTGGACTCCGTCGCTTTTAAATCAAAGACGGCCGCCTAAACCTCAACGAAACATTAACAATGAGGATCATTCGGTGCCGGAAAAAGATgagagaaaaaatagaaa atcAGACCACGATTCCCACTCATTATAA
- the LOC136409920 gene encoding tektin-1-like, whose protein sequence is MPLRRTDIELKAEHLEAMPPPPTRYTLNEWNLNNKNRDRCCFEQQKLADSIIAECKRLKAEVEEKTKLNKKDTDHKIEERKLDIEFNTNEIKLQRKEVYTEVDNLKTYMERIKDCLDAMEKNGKVISQKCIVFREGRIGIDLCYDDVESKLKKELELIEGTQNMLRRSLEQINEQVRRLKSTTYFMDRDLEYKSNVAKIEYQNSIIKETSLNLSVYHGFSPLNRGIVTNEEWEEFTKSNIEKAAKEINSARHLRAYTDIVIKQAIDALWDQYHAVNNAFKRRIAEIRDAKNKMEVQHSEIVRQSNEITRTVSGLEKSLAEKERFAALAHTRLGNRAQRPEMELCKDAVEIALVNEVADLRKNCAMMQHMLAEAHASLRYLLKIQIQLEEDMNVKTNSLKIDEVDCMTLRESMDYHAF, encoded by the exons ATGCCTTTGCGAAGAACTGATATCGAGTTAAAGGCTGAACACCTAGAGGCTATGCCTCCTCCTCCAACCAG GTACACTTTAAACGAATGGAACTTGAATAACAAGAATAGGGATAGATGCTGTTTTGAGCAGCAGAAATTAGCTGACTCTATAATAGCTGAGTGCAAACGA TTAAAAGCTGAAGTTGAAgagaaaactaaattaaacaaaaaagacACCGACCATAAAATCGAGGAACGCAAGCTTGACATTGAATTCAACACCAACGAAATCAAGCTTcaaagaaaagaagtttacACCGAGGTAGATAACTTGAAAACCTATATGGAGAGGATCAAAGACTGCTTGGACGCAATGGAGAAGAACGGCAAAGTTATCAGTCAGAAGTGTATTGTTTTCAGGGAAGGGAGAATTGGAATTGACTTG TGCTATGATGACGTGGAAAGCAAGCTGAAAAAGGAACTGGAACTGATAGAAGGAACTCAAAACATGCTCAGACGCTCTTTGGAGCAGATAAACGAGCAGGTAAGGAGATTGAAATCGACCACGTATTTCATGGACCGTGATTTGGAATACAAGAGCAACGTTGCTAAAATCGAATACCAAAATAGCATTATCAAGGAAACAAGTCTAAATCTCAGCGTGTACCATGGATTTAGTCCTTTAAATCGAGG CATTGTAACAAACGAAGAATGGGAAGAATTCACTAAAAGCAACATTGAAAAAGCGGCTAAGGAAATAAATTCTGCCAGACACTTGAGGGCTTACACGGACATAGTCATAAAACAGGCCATAGATGCCCTATGGGATCAGTACCACGCAGTAAATAACGCTTTTAAGAGAAGAATTGCCGAGATCAGGGACGCAAAGAATAAAATGGAAGTGCAACATTCCGAA ATCGTGAGGCAGTCAAATGAAATTACGAGAACAGTAAGTGGTTTAGAGAAGTCCTTGGCTGAAAAAGAAAGATTCGCCGCACTGGCTCATACTCGGCTTGGCAACAGAGCCCAAAGACCCGAGATGGAATTGTGTAAAGATGCAGTTGAAATTGCTTTGGTTAACGAAGTGGCTGACCTCAGAAAGAATTGCGCAATGATGCAGCATATGCTAGCAGAG gCACACGCCTCTCTTCGTTaccttttgaaaattcaaattcaactTGAAGAAGACATGAATGTCAAAACAAACTCTCTAAAAATTGATGAGGTTGACTGCATGACATTAAGGGAAAGCATGGATTATCACGCCTTCTAA